The following coding sequences lie in one Spinacia oleracea cultivar Varoflay chromosome 1, BTI_SOV_V1, whole genome shotgun sequence genomic window:
- the LOC110802871 gene encoding uncharacterized protein isoform X1, which produces MGKGTGGRGGGGGIYRSLSRFRLFRAGIFGGYGSVHNDMLKRIAISRGLRDVDELLVVLGKQETGVSTDEAFDLLEKEAGIDAVVDAIYDGMYAGGRRGHHCQKLLRVYKEVVVEGKELGENDYWDISYMKHLKKYCGFNAGE; this is translated from the exons ATGGGCAAAGGTACAGGCGGACGAGGCGGTGGAGGTGGAATTTATCGTAGCCTGAGCCGATTCCGCCTTTTCCGAG CAGGGATTTTCGGAGGATATGGTTCAG TACACAATGATATGCTTAAGAGAATTGCCATATCACGGGGACTTCGTGATGTAGATGAGCTGTTGGTAGTCCTAGGAAAGCAGGAAACCGGAGTTTCAACTGATGAGGCTTttgatctattggagaaagagGCTGGTATAGATGCAGTTGTCGATGCTATATACGACGGCATGTATGCTGGAGGTAGGCGTGGTCACCACTGCCAGAAACTCCTAAGGGTATACAAGGAAGTTGTAGTGGAGGGTAAAGAGCTAGGAGAGAATGACTACTGGGACATATCTTATATGAAACACTTGAAAAAATACTGTGGCTTCAATGCTGGAGAGTAA
- the LOC110802871 gene encoding uncharacterized protein isoform X2, with protein MGKGTGGRGGGGGIYRSLSRFRLFRGIFGGYGSVHNDMLKRIAISRGLRDVDELLVVLGKQETGVSTDEAFDLLEKEAGIDAVVDAIYDGMYAGGRRGHHCQKLLRVYKEVVVEGKELGENDYWDISYMKHLKKYCGFNAGE; from the exons ATGGGCAAAGGTACAGGCGGACGAGGCGGTGGAGGTGGAATTTATCGTAGCCTGAGCCGATTCCGCCTTTTCCGAG GGATTTTCGGAGGATATGGTTCAG TACACAATGATATGCTTAAGAGAATTGCCATATCACGGGGACTTCGTGATGTAGATGAGCTGTTGGTAGTCCTAGGAAAGCAGGAAACCGGAGTTTCAACTGATGAGGCTTttgatctattggagaaagagGCTGGTATAGATGCAGTTGTCGATGCTATATACGACGGCATGTATGCTGGAGGTAGGCGTGGTCACCACTGCCAGAAACTCCTAAGGGTATACAAGGAAGTTGTAGTGGAGGGTAAAGAGCTAGGAGAGAATGACTACTGGGACATATCTTATATGAAACACTTGAAAAAATACTGTGGCTTCAATGCTGGAGAGTAA
- the LOC110804006 gene encoding uncharacterized protein: MASFYSDALLHKQPLATHSTTVTWPKRPKIRLHRRGRRLPTVHLGTSSKPRRGFFLARFLRRIRVRWLRLQHSCTLKKLKKYYRSLIKDLIEANAAADYQQRVFMDTSFAVPVVGASFSTYHGGSVKYGSGPHPSSRNREHT, encoded by the exons ATGGCTTCGTTTTACTCCGATGCCCTCCTACATAAACAACCCCTTGCCACCCACTCTACCACCGTCACTTGGCCAAAACGCCCGAAGATCCGACTACACAGGCGTGGCCGGAGACTCCCAACAGTCCACCTTGGCACGAGTAGTAAACCCCGTAGAGGCTTCTTCCTAGCTCGATTTTTACGACGAATACGTGTTAGATGGCTAAGGCTACAACATTCTTGTACGTTAAAGAAGCTTAAGAAATATTATAGGTCATTAATCAAAGATTTAATTGAAGCAAATGCGGCGGCGGATTATCAACAAAGAGTTTTTATGGATACTTCTTTTGCTGTTCCTGTTGTTGGAGCTTCTTTTTCTACCTACCATGGTG GTTCTGTTAAATACGGGTCTGGGCCGCATCCGTCATCAAGAAATAGAGAGCACACTTAA